The sequence TGGACACCTGGGACGAATTCAAAGACAGAATCGAGCGCGGCGGCTTCCTCATGGCCCACTGGGACGGCACCCCCGAGACCGAAGAGGCCATCAAAACCGAAACCAAAGCCACCATCCGCTGCGTCCCGCTAACGTCCATAATGGAATCCGGCAAATGCGTCTATTCCGGCAAGGAATCGGCAAAGCGTGTGGTATTTGCGCGGGCTTACTAGGTGTTCCGTGTCGGTGGCACCATTCTTCGCCGGCCAGGCCAACGCGTCACAACATCTCGCGTTTTGCGTCCATAGGTCAGAAGAGTTTGCTGCCGAGCTTTACTTCGATCAACGGCGTGACCGGCGTCGCGTCGCCGCTGTCTGCCTTTGGCACCTGCACGCCGAGCGTCAGGAATTCCGAAACGATCCCGCCAACCTCACGCGGCTCGAAATTGAGCACGCCGAATACTTGTTTGCCTGTCAGTTCCTCGGCGGCGTGATGCGTAAACCGCGCGACCGACGTTCTAATGCCGTATTTGCCGAAGTCAACGGTCAGTTTGTACGACGGCTTGACCGCATTCTCCGCCCTCTCGACCGCAATGATACGGCCGAGGCGGATGTCGGCGGCGGCGAAGGTTTCGAACGGAATTATAGGTTTGGTTTCCGCTGGCATTGAAGAATGATAAACCTCCTCGGGCTTGCCCGTCTATTTGCGGAAAGGCTTGCCTTTCCGGAAAGCTACTATTGATATGCGGCTTGCCGCCGCCGTACCTTTAGCGGCGGCAAGCCGCAAAGATATTGAGGACGACACGGAAAAGTAAACTTTTCAGCAAATAGAGCGGCAAGCCGCGAGTAAAGAAACCAGACTAGAGATCAGCAAATAAGACTTTTTCGCAGTTCGGAGCGTCTAACTAACTGAATGCGTAAAGGTTCGCATTCGGTGCTGTTTGAGCTATTATCACGACGGGAAATGTTTGTTGACCTGACGGATGAACAGCTCGTCACGCTCTCGGTGAGCGAGAAGCCGGAGGCGTTTGGCGAATTAATGAGGCGGTGGGAGCGAAAGATCTTCGCTCTCTGCTTCGGTATGCTCGGCCGTGAGGACGACGCCCGCGATGCTGCACAGGAGGCCTTTATTGCGGCCTATAAAAACCTTAAAAACTTTCGCGGCGAGGCCCGCGTGTCGTCGTGGCTCCACCGAATCGCGGTCAACCAATGCCTGACGATCAAACGCCGGCAAAAGACGCGGGCCGAGGACTTTTTCGACGACGAGGACGGTGCCGAGGAAAGAGTATTTGTCGCGGCCTCGCGATATTCGCCTGCGAACGAGGCGGAGCAGGGCGAACGGCTCCGCGTGGTGCGACAGGCCGTGACGGCATTGCCGAGCGAGCTTCGACAGGTGATAGTGATGAAGGAATTTGAGGAAATGACGTTTCAGGAGATTTCCGACACGCTCGAATTGCCGCTGAGCACGGTCAAAAGTCGGCTCTATACTGCCCTGAAACAGCTAAAGATGAGATTAGAGCGAACGCCCGTGGAGGTCGTTTGACGATGAGAAAGAAGATACACAATTCATTGTGTCAGCACGCCGAGAGCATCGTGCCATACCTGTATCAGGAGATGGCGGAGAACAACGCGATCGTGTTCGAGACGCATCTGGCTGAATGTTCGTCATGCACTGATGAATTCGCGGCTGTTGCGGACGCCCGATTTTCCGTTTATGAATGGCACAAGGAGGAATTCGTTCCGTTGGCGACGCCACACTTTGTTGTCCCGAGTGGTGCACCCGAGAGGGTCGGTGTCCTTGGTCAGCTTGCCGCCATCTTCACACGCCCTTCCTTCGCTTTTGGGGGTGCAACGGCGGTGCTGCTGTTGCTGGCGTTGTTTGCGGTCAGCTTTTTCCGTTCAGCCGAAGAGCAGATTGCATCGAATGCTGTTGTCCCCGCGATAGGCACGACACCGGCGCAAGCAGTGACCACGGCGTCTCTTCCGCAAGTTGATATTGACGACGATACCGAGGCTCGGCCAAGTCGCGGCCAACCGCTCCGGCCAATCAGGACATCTGTCACGAGAACAGCGACGGCAAGCAAGCCGTCGGCCCCGGTCCGGGCTATAAGAGCAGATGAGCAGTTGAGACAGGCCCGCAGGGCTCCGGTTCTCAGTAACGACGTCGAGCTTGAAGACGAATCTCTGCGATTAGCTGACCTGTTTGAGGAGGTAGGCGGATAGAGATATGCAATGTAGCTTGTGCTTTAGGTATTTCCTTTTCGCGTTGATCCTCGCTATCAGTTCGCTCTGTGTGTCTGCTCAGGAGACGCCCGACGATGGCCGGCATAGGGAGCACCCGATTTCCGAAAGGCCACAGGACCCTCGGTTTAATTTGCTTAAGCAACTGGGCCTCTCGCGCGAGCAGATACAGCGGGTTCGGCGCATGAATGCAGCCAGGAGGCCCTTGATCCGCGCGGCACAGATGCGTTTTCGCGAGGCAAATCGCCTCCTCGATACGGCGATCTATGCAGACGAGGTCAACGAAGAAGACGTGAGGACAAGGCTCCGGGACGTGCAGCTTGCGCAGGCCGATCTCATCCGGCTCCGGTCGATGGATGAACTCGCAGTTAGGCGTCTGTTGACGGCGGAACAGCTTGTCAGGTTCCGCGAGCTGCGGTCGCGATTTGACCGAGTGCGCGAGCAGGCTGGCGACGGGTCGGAACGAACTTCCCCGGACAGTGAGGCTCCGCACCCTGACGTTAGAGACCCTGCCTTGCCCGTCGTGCATAAGCCCAAACCTTAGGAATCGCAACATTTACTGATGGCCGCCCCCGGGGGCGGCCTTTTTGTTTCCGAGACCTAAGGCTATAATCTCACCAACGTCCAGAGTTCGGTCTCACAAATGAATTTCTTCTCGCGGTTCCTCTTCGAGTTACAACAGGTCTGTGACCTGATGTGGCGCATGCTGAAGGGTATCAGGAGCGGGCCCCGCTATCTTGACGAACTCGTCATCCAGATGAACAAGATCGGAGTCGGTTCGCTCGGCATAGTCCTGTTGACCGGCTTCTTTACCGGCGGCGTCCTGATACTACAAATGTACCCAACGCTCGAGTATTACGGGGCGCAAAGCAATACCGGCCAAGGGATCGCGACATCGCTGATACGCGAACTCGGGCCAGTCCTTACAGCGCTGATCGTGGCCGGACGGGTCGGGTCGGCGATCTCTGCGGAACTGGGTGCGATGGTAGTTTCTCAGCAGATCGACGCCATGCGCGCGCTTGGAACCTCGCCAATCCGTCGGCTTGTGACACCGCGCGTGGCCGCACTCGTGGTCACGCTGCCGCTCTTGACCATCTCAGCGGACGTATTCGGGATGGTCGGCGG is a genomic window of Chloracidobacterium sp. containing:
- a CDS encoding tRNA-binding protein; amino-acid sequence: MPAETKPIIPFETFAAADIRLGRIIAVERAENAVKPSYKLTVDFGKYGIRTSVARFTHHAAEELTGKQVFGVLNFEPREVGGIVSEFLTLGVQVPKADSGDATPVTPLIEVKLGSKLF
- a CDS encoding zf-HC2 domain-containing protein — protein: MRKKIHNSLCQHAESIVPYLYQEMAENNAIVFETHLAECSSCTDEFAAVADARFSVYEWHKEEFVPLATPHFVVPSGAPERVGVLGQLAAIFTRPSFAFGGATAVLLLLALFAVSFFRSAEEQIASNAVVPAIGTTPAQAVTTASLPQVDIDDDTEARPSRGQPLRPIRTSVTRTATASKPSAPVRAIRADEQLRQARRAPVLSNDVELEDESLRLADLFEEVGG
- a CDS encoding ABC transporter permease, which gives rise to MNFFSRFLFELQQVCDLMWRMLKGIRSGPRYLDELVIQMNKIGVGSLGIVLLTGFFTGGVLILQMYPTLEYYGAQSNTGQGIATSLIRELGPVLTALIVAGRVGSAISAELGAMVVSQQIDAMRALGTSPIRRLVTPRVAALVVTLPLLTISADVFGMVGGGVVAKQLHGLDINLYISSVRTGTQMDDLIAGMVKPICFGLIIGVISCHKGLTTKGGTVGVGESTTQAVVASSINVIIADFFLSKLLQASLSGTVF
- a CDS encoding RNA polymerase sigma factor, which codes for MRKGSHSVLFELLSRREMFVDLTDEQLVTLSVSEKPEAFGELMRRWERKIFALCFGMLGREDDARDAAQEAFIAAYKNLKNFRGEARVSSWLHRIAVNQCLTIKRRQKTRAEDFFDDEDGAEERVFVAASRYSPANEAEQGERLRVVRQAVTALPSELRQVIVMKEFEEMTFQEISDTLELPLSTVKSRLYTALKQLKMRLERTPVEVV